In Dehalogenimonas etheniformans, one genomic interval encodes:
- a CDS encoding DUF2277 domain-containing protein, protein MCRNIHMLFNFDPPATEDEINAAAQQYVRKVSGFSIPSAANHAAFDRAIKEVSKATSKLLDSLVTEAQPKNREAEAAKRHARAVERFGGG, encoded by the coding sequence ATGTGCCGCAATATCCACATGCTGTTCAACTTCGATCCGCCAGCTACAGAAGATGAAATAAACGCCGCGGCGCAGCAATACGTCCGAAAAGTTAGCGGCTTTTCCATTCCCTCAGCTGCCAATCACGCAGCCTTCGATCGGGCAATCAAAGAGGTTTCGAAGGCGACTTCGAAATTGTTAGATTCGCTGGTGACCGAAGCGCAGCCGAAAAACCGAGAGGCCGAAGCCGCCAAACGACACGCTAGGGCGGTCGAGAGGTTCGGCGGCGGATAA